The sequence ACAGCTCCCACGAGACTTCATGGAAAGCGATAGCTCCGCCCGGCCGCACGAGACGTGCGACCGCGCGAACGACCTGCGCCGGATCGGCGACGAACATCAAGATCCAGCGGCCGACGGCGGCGTCGAACGATTTGAGATCGCGCAGATCTGCGACGTCGCCTTGGCGGAAAGTCACGTTGGTGAGGTGCGCGCGCTGCACGCGCTCGCGCGCACGTGCGATGGAGTCGGCATTCCTTTCGACCCCGACGATTTCGCCGGTCGGACCCACTATGTCGGCGAGCAGCAGCGAGACGTCGCCGGCCCCTGAACCGAGGTCCAGCACGCGTTGGCCCGGCCCAACGCCGGCGCTCCTGAAAACACGCTCGGTCAAAGGATTGAAAAGCACCGCCTGGCGCGCGAGCCGCTCGTGCTCGGCATCGGTGTTGCCCAACGAGTACGTCATCCGCTTGCTATCCGACACGACGCCGCCATTTTGCGAGGCTGCGGCTGCGTGCCTTCACACGAGCGAGAAGACGAGCTTGCCGAAGTTCCGGTCTTTGGCGATGCGCTCGTGGGCCTCGGCGGCGTCCTCCAACTTGAAGACGCCATCGACAGGCACGCGCATCGATCCGTTTGCGAGCAGAGGAACGCCCTCGCGCTCGAAAGCACGCGTCGCTTCGACCTTCTCGTCGTACGGTCGAGCGCGAAGCATCGTGCCGTTGATGCGAAGGCGCTTCGTCATGAGCGTGCGCAACGGCAGCGAAGCTGCGGTTCCGCCGAGCGTCGAGACGACGATGAGCCGACCGCGCGTCCGAAGCGCTTTGAGGTTCTGCT comes from Candidatus Eremiobacteraceae bacterium and encodes:
- a CDS encoding methyltransferase domain-containing protein — protein: MTYSLGNTDAEHERLARQAVLFNPLTERVFRSAGVGPGQRVLDLGSGAGDVSLLLADIVGPTGEIVGVERNADSIARARERVQRAHLTNVTFRQGDVADLRDLKSFDAAVGRWILMFVADPAQVVRAVARLVRPGGAIAFHEVSWELCLSKHADLPLSGAAVRLITSTFVKTGGNVEMGFGLPRVFQEAGLPRPSLHMETLTGMEAAFCDWTAAVLVSLRPHIDETSLAEVGDLATLPARMFAEMTEADAVIAWPSMIGAWCVKPA